In Marivivens aquimaris, one genomic interval encodes:
- a CDS encoding endonuclease/exonuclease/phosphatase family protein, whose protein sequence is MGLHSFVTPDARHRDGPRGADDRRQTQTRVLRRFIAACLIFLIIGPAVAETVRIATFAAPLSRRGPGLLLRDILKSEEQVLQAAETIRAVDADIIVLTDFDFDHGGAALSAFAAMLDYQYAFAKQPNTGVPTELDIDGNGYLGDARDAQGYGRFEGDGGMAILSKLPVGEVTSFDHVLWRDVLDNHSTDPPELADIQRLSTTGHWIVPIAVEKTVLNILAFSATPPVFDGPDNRNDRRNADEVLFWLKHLDIPHPIVAGNANLDPNGGEGDRVAIAQLLTDPRLQDPLPDQTTADWPDGPGALRVSYVLPSSDLTVKSAGIERSDSGPHALVWVDVEMP, encoded by the coding sequence ATGGGCCTTCATTCCTTCGTCACTCCTGATGCGCGGCATCGCGATGGGCCGCGTGGCGCAGATGATCGAAGACAAACGCAAACGCGCGTCCTCCGCCGATTCATTGCAGCCTGCCTGATTTTCCTGATTATCGGTCCAGCAGTGGCCGAAACCGTTCGGATCGCCACCTTCGCCGCACCATTGTCGCGCCGAGGGCCGGGATTGCTGCTGCGCGACATTCTGAAGAGCGAAGAGCAAGTCTTGCAGGCCGCCGAGACGATCAGAGCGGTCGACGCTGACATCATTGTCCTTACCGATTTCGATTTTGACCACGGCGGCGCAGCCCTCTCCGCTTTCGCGGCGATGCTAGATTATCAATACGCGTTTGCCAAACAGCCCAATACCGGAGTGCCCACCGAGCTCGATATCGATGGCAACGGATACCTCGGCGATGCCCGCGATGCGCAAGGCTACGGGCGGTTCGAAGGCGATGGAGGTATGGCGATCTTGTCCAAACTTCCGGTCGGCGAAGTGACGTCTTTCGATCACGTCTTGTGGCGCGACGTGTTGGACAACCACTCCACCGATCCGCCCGAACTTGCCGACATTCAACGCCTATCGACGACAGGCCACTGGATTGTGCCGATTGCCGTAGAGAAGACAGTTCTCAACATTCTCGCATTCTCTGCAACGCCACCTGTTTTCGATGGGCCCGACAATCGCAATGATCGGCGCAATGCTGACGAGGTGCTTTTCTGGCTTAAACATCTCGACATCCCGCACCCGATTGTCGCCGGGAACGCGAACCTCGACCCCAACGGCGGCGAAGGTGATCGAGTGGCTATTGCACAGCTTCTCACGGACCCGCGGCTCCAGGATCCGCTCCCCGACCAGACCACCGCCGACTGGCCGGACGGCCCCGGTGCGTTGCGCGTGTCATACGTTCTGCCGTCATCCGATCTGACGGTCAAAAGCGCCGGAATCGAACGTTCAGATAGCGGACCACATGCGCTGGTCTGGGTAGATGTGGAGATGCCTTGA
- the leuB gene encoding 3-isopropylmalate dehydrogenase: MSNPSILILAGDGIGPEVMGEVKKIITWFGDKRGLQFDVSEDLVGGSAYDVHGTPLHDDTMAKAQEADAVLLGAVGGPKYDVLDFSVKPERGLLRLRKEMDLYSNLRPAQCFDALADFSSLKKDVVAGLDIMIVRELTSGIYFGEPRGIITEGNERVGINTQRYTESEIARVARSAFELAKRRGNKVCSMEKANVMESGILWREVVQKVHDEEYPEVELSHMYADAGAMQLCRWPKQFDVIVTDNLFGDLLSDAAAMLTGSLGMLPSASLGAPMANGRPKALYEPVHGSAPDIAGQNKANPIACILSFAMALRYSFDQGDEATRLEQAVEKVLADGVRTADLLAGEGVTPVTTTEMGDKILEALDASL, from the coding sequence ATGTCCAACCCCTCGATCCTGATCCTCGCCGGCGACGGCATCGGCCCCGAAGTCATGGGTGAAGTTAAGAAGATCATCACCTGGTTCGGCGACAAGCGCGGCCTGCAATTCGACGTCAGCGAAGATCTGGTCGGCGGCTCGGCTTACGACGTGCACGGCACCCCGCTGCACGATGACACCATGGCAAAAGCTCAAGAAGCCGACGCTGTTCTCCTCGGCGCCGTTGGCGGCCCGAAGTACGACGTGCTCGACTTCTCGGTTAAGCCGGAGCGTGGCCTGCTGCGCCTGCGCAAGGAAATGGACCTCTATTCGAACCTGCGTCCGGCGCAATGCTTCGATGCTCTGGCCGACTTCTCCTCACTGAAGAAAGACGTTGTAGCCGGTCTCGACATCATGATCGTCCGCGAACTGACCTCGGGCATCTACTTTGGTGAGCCGCGCGGCATTATCACCGAAGGCAACGAACGCGTCGGCATCAACACCCAGCGTTACACCGAGTCGGAAATCGCTCGCGTTGCGCGTTCCGCCTTCGAACTGGCCAAGCGTCGCGGCAACAAAGTCTGCTCGATGGAAAAAGCCAACGTGATGGAATCGGGCATCCTGTGGCGAGAAGTCGTTCAGAAAGTCCACGACGAAGAGTATCCCGAAGTCGAACTGTCGCACATGTACGCCGACGCAGGCGCCATGCAGCTCTGCCGCTGGCCCAAGCAGTTCGACGTCATCGTCACCGACAACCTGTTCGGCGACCTGCTGTCCGACGCTGCTGCGATGCTCACCGGTTCGCTCGGCATGCTGCCGTCCGCGTCGCTCGGCGCGCCTATGGCCAACGGCCGTCCGAAAGCACTCTACGAGCCCGTACACGGCTCGGCTCCGGACATCGCAGGCCAGAACAAGGCCAACCCGATCGCTTGTATCCTGTCGTTCGCGATGGCCCTGCGCTACTCGTTCGATCAGGGCGACGAGGCGACCCGCCTCGAGCAAGCCGTTGAAAAGGTTCTCGCCGACGGCGTCCGCACTGCCGACCTGCTCGCAGGCGAAGGCGTCACTCCGGTGACCACCACCGAAATGGGCGACAAGATCCTCGAAGCACTGGACGCTTCGCTCTAA
- a CDS encoding DMT family transporter — protein MVEVVKNNVKGALFALMAMGVYATHDAVIKTLGSGYSAFQIVFFAALLSFPVVTIILMSDKTAGTLKPVHPWWMMLRTMLTVITGISAFYAFTVLPLAQTYAILFSSPLLITILSIPVLGEKVGPHRWGAVGVGMVGVIIALQPGATELALGHLAALAAAICGASAAVIVRKIGAEERSVVMMLYPMIGNFVVMGCALPFFYKPVLITDMGLLAMIAIFGLCGGFLTIKAYRAGEAAIVAPMQYSQILWATLYGYLFFDETPTTAVLIGASVIIASGIYIVLREASGGTSTERPVTRTRLRTETVTSPRASILWRIMTGKPSRKMSQ, from the coding sequence ATGGTCGAAGTGGTAAAGAACAACGTCAAAGGAGCGCTGTTTGCTCTGATGGCAATGGGCGTTTACGCAACCCACGACGCCGTCATCAAGACACTCGGTAGCGGTTATTCGGCCTTCCAGATCGTGTTTTTCGCCGCATTGCTGAGCTTTCCCGTCGTCACGATTATCCTGATGAGCGACAAGACCGCCGGCACGCTCAAGCCCGTTCACCCGTGGTGGATGATGCTGCGCACGATGCTGACCGTCATCACGGGTATCTCTGCGTTTTATGCGTTTACCGTCCTGCCGCTGGCACAAACCTATGCGATTCTGTTCTCGTCCCCGCTGCTGATCACCATTCTGTCGATCCCAGTGCTGGGTGAAAAAGTCGGCCCGCATCGTTGGGGCGCGGTCGGCGTGGGTATGGTCGGCGTCATCATTGCGCTGCAACCTGGTGCGACTGAACTGGCGCTTGGACACCTTGCGGCGCTTGCTGCGGCAATCTGCGGCGCATCGGCTGCGGTCATCGTGCGCAAGATCGGCGCGGAGGAGCGCTCGGTCGTCATGATGCTCTATCCGATGATCGGCAACTTCGTCGTCATGGGTTGCGCGCTTCCATTCTTCTACAAGCCGGTTCTGATCACCGACATGGGCCTTCTCGCTATGATCGCGATCTTTGGCCTCTGCGGCGGCTTCCTGACGATCAAAGCGTATCGCGCTGGCGAGGCTGCCATCGTGGCGCCGATGCAGTACAGCCAGATCCTTTGGGCGACGCTCTACGGCTATCTGTTCTTTGACGAGACACCGACGACCGCCGTTCTGATCGGTGCGTCGGTCATCATCGCATCGGGCATCTACATCGTTCTGCGCGAAGCCAGCGGCGGTACCTCGACCGAACGTCCGGTCACTCGCACGCGACTGCGGACGGAAACCGTTACCTCTCCGCGGGCATCGATTTTGTGGCGGATCATGACCGGCAAACCCAGCCGGAAGATGAGCCAATAA
- the ccoS gene encoding cbb3-type cytochrome oxidase assembly protein CcoS has protein sequence MEVLALLIPVSLLLGGVGLAAFFWTMRNRQYDDPDGDAQRILRTDFDDQPKQ, from the coding sequence ATGGAAGTCCTTGCCCTTTTGATCCCTGTCTCGTTGCTCCTTGGCGGAGTGGGGCTCGCCGCGTTTTTCTGGACCATGCGAAACAGACAGTACGACGACCCTGACGGGGATGCGCAGCGCATCCTGCGGACGGACTTCGACGACCAGCCCAAGCAGTAA